The following coding sequences are from one Lolium rigidum isolate FL_2022 chromosome 6, APGP_CSIRO_Lrig_0.1, whole genome shotgun sequence window:
- the LOC124663935 gene encoding myb-like protein H — MDPTLNQEWTSSEVEEASSLIATLKSNKIIYEVNDDNNKKHNDIVDALHVLFPSKTMQQVTDLYVDLAMEMHLMQWREEIPIIGGTTNNICTVHDLVNGNFGELGESSSSGTHGVFTMGDLVNGYNFGLQEEASTMFGSPMEDMMIMEMEEEFPMEEELQMEEELPMVENNMMEVLENNIVNDQPVADPHPGRFWTTEEHRSFLRGLRVYGRGDWKNISRYFVTTKTAIQVSSHAQKYFKRLEKRALSGRAGRQRFSIGSWGHV, encoded by the exons ATGGATCCAACACTAAACCAGGAGTGGACATCCTCTGAGGTAGAGGAGGCAAGTTCACTCATTGCTACGCTCAAAAGCAACAAAATCATCTATGAAGTTAATGATGACAATAACAAGAAGCACAACGACATTGTGGATGCTCTCCACGTATTGTTCCCTTCAAAAACCATGCAACAGGTAACAGATCTTTACGTCGATCTTGCTATGGAAATGCATTTGATGCAGTGGAGGGAGGAGATCCCTATTATTGGTGGCACCACAAATAACATTTGCACCGTTCACGACCTTGTGAACGGTAACTTTGGGGAGCTGGGGGAGAGTAGTTCTAGCGGTACACATGGGGTTTTCACCATGGGTGACCTTGTGAATGGGTACAACTTTGGCTTACAAGAGGAGGCAAGTACCATGTTTGGTTCTCCAATGGAGGATATGATGATcatggagatggaggaggaatttccGATGGAGGAGGAACTGCAGATGGAGGAGGAACTGCCGATGGTAGAGAATAACATGATGGAGGTGTTAGAGAACAATATTGTCAATGATCAACCAGTTGCAGACCCACATCCAGGGAGATTTTGGACCACGGAGGAACACAG GTCGTTTCTTCGTGGGCTGCGTGTCTATGGTCGCGGTGACTGGAAAAACATATCCAGGTACTTCGTCACCACAAAGACTGCAATCCAAGTGTCCAGCCATGCACAAAAGTACTTCAAGAGGCTAGAGAAGAGAGCATTGTCCGGGAGGGCCGGGAGGCAGCGTTTCAGCATCGGAAGTTGGGGACATGTTTAG